The genomic DNA TATACCTCACTGTAAGCCTATCTTTACTTGGGCTCTTCTATTTGCCAACACTGAAGTTACTTACTGGTTGGGAGAATAGGCTTTCACTTAGAACCAGGTGACAGATAGCATGCTTCCAGTTATTTTTCAATGAGTATCTTTTGTTCTTCATTAACAGGGACCTTACTTTACTGCCCCAAATAAAAAACCAGAGATGAGGAACAAGAGCCCAGTTTTTTTATTTGATCATTTCTTGCATTTGAAGTACTCCTCGATGACATCCTTGGCCTGAGACTCTTTGCCATAGTCCTAAAAAAAACATATGCGATTTTACTAAAATTGAGAAACTCCACTAAGTTGTTAGCACTAGTTAtaatatagcttttaaaaaaatcagcacaGCTCGTGAAAATGCTTCCCACCATTAAAATGTCTTATAGCCATTTTCAGGGACCTTAAGGACTTCAATGTCTATAAGGCTCGTAACATGGCTTTCCTCTTGCCagcattttctaaatttctgCAGAAACACATTCAGGTAAGCAGATTCATTGTCTGGCTTAATTATGGCTTATTTCCCTTTCCTGCAAGGCAGAAGGCTTTTTCTAAGTCTGTTGAAGATTACGCGTTTTTTGCTTCGAAGAGATTCTTGACGTAACTCACAGTGAAGCGCGTCTACCCAGCGCAGCTTCACCCCGCACACAGGTACCGACTTACCTTGACCACCACACAGCTGCAGCCAACCACTTTACGGGGTTTTCCCTCTCTGTCAATTTTACAGAGGCCTACCCATTCCCCTAGTTTCTTGTTGTCATCAACCTATCAGggggaataaaaacaaagatcaCCACACTCCAAGGCTTTCATGCTATTGATAACACAGTACATTATATGAAAGGCAGCTGTAGTCAGAGAGGGTGACATGGCAGTTTCCTCATATCAGTTCAGTAGAGGGAGCCAGTTGTCATCATACACAGCACCAAGACCCCCTATCAACACCCTACCTATGTTTTGTTCTGTATCAACATAAAATTAGCATTTAATTCTGCAGgaataaaaatgtttctagaaCTAGCTTTAACATAGCCAAGAATGCCAAGTTTGTGACGCTTTTCACACCTGCAGAAAACAAAGAGCTCGTTACAAAATTTGCTCTGGTATGACAAAAATCATTATGGATAGCATTTATGTGGACACATGTCCCTAACTGGCCCAATTTCCATTAAGCTAATTTGCCTTTCAAAAAACCAAATTCAATGAGAAACTTACCTTAATCAGGTTGATCTGGTGCTCAGCACAAAGGGCCTCCACCAGCTTGACATACATTGGCTCATCACAGTTGGATGCAAGCACGCAGAGATGGGCTTGGCGCCTGAAATGCAAATCGAACAGCAGACGCTAAAATTCACATCTAAATCCACTACTGTGCTTTAGAAGAGTTATCTTTGCACTGGCTACACTGGCAAAACATAAGCAGCCACTGAAGAACACatctttagtttgatgtagctaCCACCGAGCATATATTCCTTAACTTCATCTACAGAATCACCCCGTCTTCAGTAACTCTTAAAACTTCAAGTTTTATATATAGGAACTAGTTTACTAAGTTGTTACCTGTTACTAGCCCAGACCCTTAATATTGCAGGGTATTTTCAAGGTACAAATAGTAGACTCGTACCAGGAACTTTCCAACAAGTGCTGTTCTCACTGGATTCAACTGGCCAACCTACAAATTGAATACACTTAAATTTACCTAACTTAGTAACCCTTTCATGACATTTAAGTTCAGCTCTAATAGTTAACAGTTGTTTTGCCAATGTTACCCACCCAGAGACCTGAGTAAATTTACAATTATCCCACATCCACACTGATCTCCAGAACTACTGTACAAAgttcataccaaaaccagatgttTCTGCCACATTAATATAACGGTTTTAATTTGCAAAGTGCTAAACAAAGGTTCCCACCTATCCCCTAAATAACAGTGAAGTTAGGCCCAAAAGCTACAGGTTTGTCAGACTGTTATTTTTCACTCATAAAAGGAGTGAAGGGGTATCCGACAATTTAAGTCATCATTCAAACACTGTAGTTTTACTTTAGGAATCAAGTGCTCATCCCCATTCCAAACCCACACACTTTAAGTGGGCCATTAGAGATCTGAGTTCTGATACCTTTTCCTAGGTTTCCTGTAGAACGGATGCCATTCAGAACCTCTGTGCTAACACCATGAACTTCACGCTTTCTTCCCTCGGCTGCAGTTTTGTTCCGGTTCCAACACCCCACCGTATTGAGACAGATACACGTACTTGTCTAAGGCTTTGGCAGCTTCGCGAATTCCACGTGCTAGGCCATCGTGGATGAGGGCGGTCTTCAGCACCTCTTGCAGAGCAGTATTAACGTCCATTACACCTCCAGCAGCAATGCTGAAACACAAAGAATTAAACTATTAAGTTCCCGCACACCATCTAACGCCTTGCACTTGACAGTCATCAGCGAGGTAGGTCAGACGCGCTTAAGGCGCCACGGCCGACCCAGAGCCCGCACTGCCGGCTCGAAGCCCACGCCTGGGCCGCACCACCACCCCGGGCCCTGGGCTCACCCTTCCTCGGCCATGGCGGTGGGTTACGGGTGGAGCCGAATCTTGAGTGCactacaaaataaaaagcaaaaaaactggTGAATAAAAAGATTCAATTTAGGCACAGATACTCATCGCCAATCCCAGGCGAAAAACAGCGAGCCACGTTCCGTAACCACCACCCTGCCTTTCCTTCACTCACCCCGCGCCTCCGCCTCCGCGCGGCTCCGCGGCGGCAGGGAAAGAGGCCGAACGTACTCCCAAGACGGTATTTAAGGGTTTCCTAGGACCCCGAGGCGCATGTGCACTCCCTTCTGTGCTAGAGCTGGCTCTGGCAGTGCCGGGCCTCGAGAATTTCTGTTTCCGGATTGAGGCGGTTCTGAGACAGGGGTCCTGCTAGCCTTCTAGCAGGACCGGGCATGACTCTGTTCGGCGGTCATTGGACCGCACAACAGGCACTAACGCGGGCAGCCTACCAACGTCATTCCCCGCCGGGGGCGCGGCCCGCGGAGGCCCAGACAACTCGTCCTACGGAGCGCGAGAAGGGCCAAG from Eschrichtius robustus isolate mEscRob2 chromosome 9, mEscRob2.pri, whole genome shotgun sequence includes the following:
- the LOC137769223 gene encoding small ribosomal subunit protein eS12 → MAEEGIAAGGVMDVNTALQEVLKTALIHDGLARGIREAAKALDKRQAHLCVLASNCDEPMYVKLVEALCAEHQINLIKVDDNKKLGEWVGLCKIDREGKPRKVVGCSCVVVKDYGKESQAKDVIEEYFKCKK